The nucleotide sequence taaaaaataagagcatggtctggttaaaaaaatatatatatatgtatatgtgtatatatatatatatatatatatatatatatatatatatatagcactcCTCTAGAAGTCAGGATTTAGGGACTAGTACTAATTTGGTCAAAAACTTGAACAAGTCACAAGGCATATCTGGGTTTCAGTTttatcaattataaaatgaggaggttaggtTATTTGGTTTCTGACATCACCCTCACTTCTAATATGCTATAATTTTATTGGACTTGGAATATTATAGATTAGAGAATGTAGCATATATACGGGAATTTCCAAGTAAATTGGAAACCTTAGAGGCAGCTAGTAGCAGAATAGAGTTCTatacttagagtcaggaagacttgatttcaaatataaccttagacacttaatagctatctgaccctgggcaaggcactagccctctgtttgcctccatttcttcatctgtaaaatgagattaatattattatcactTACTCCCacagctgttgtgaggatcaaatgagatatttgtaaaagccCTTGACtcaatacctggcatatagtaggtgccatATAGAAGATGGCTTCGATTTATTGTCTGACAACTATATTCTCTCTTTAAATGGGATTTGTTTTTGTAATGATGTTCAATAAATGTGTGTCATCTCTAGCCACGGCACATCCTCTCCCCACCTCTTCTTGTTTTTCCTTAAGCCCTAGTTCTTTCCCTACACTTCATCAGTAATTATCTGTTAGACAGTTGAAACTGGGTGtcatagatatattttaaattcagtgTATTGAAAATTGAATCCATTATCCTCCTCCTTCCTAAACCCTCTCCACTTCCAAAGTTCCTATTTCTGTTGGAGGCACCCCTGACCTTCCTGACTCTCAGGTTTGTAGTCTCGATATTTTCCTAGACCCTTCACTCTCTTTTGACTCCCTATCAATTGCCATATCTTGCTCCTTCTGCCCTCACAGCATCTCTCCTGACaaactcttcctctcttttaacttagctaccaccttagttcagaGCCTCATCACCCCCCTGCCTAGATTATTACAAGAGCCCCCTAATTgatctgcctcaagtctctttttttttccttaagtacaGATCTGAACGTGTGACTTCCCTACTTTTATCAATTTCAGTTATTTTCTAtggcctctaggataaaatgtaaactcctctaTTGAACATTTAAAGCCTATCTATCCAGGCTTACAGGACACTCAGTGATATCCTCAAAAGAGCCTTCTCACTATTGGCGCTCCATCTCCTGTCTTCATGCCTTTCAGTGGTGGTTACCCACACCTGGAATGTGTCCCCTCCATACCTCTACCTCAAAgaattcccattttcttctaagatATAGGTCAGCCACCATCATATGCATGAAGGCttttctgatgtctccaactACTAGTGGTTTTCCTCCCAAACTAACTTGTACTTacctattttatatatgtatatatctcatGTGAATATGTATAggtatttttaattcttactttgtatcttagaatcaatactgtgtattggttccaaggtagaagagcagtaaggtaagggctaggaaacagGGGTTGTGACTCATCTAGGGTCACATTGCTCAGAAGTGTCAGAGGcctcatttgaacccagcacctcctctctcaaggcctgattctcaatccactgagccacttagctgcccccatatgtGTATTCGTCAACTGTCTATTTATgctctatctctattttatatgTCCTGATTGTTGGTGTTGGACTCACTCTGAGTGATGCCTTGTGCTTTTACCAAACCCATGCATAAAATATGCCAGGACAGATAGCAAATGACTATTTGAATATCAGATGCAGTCTAGTATATTCATCTAAACAGTTTCTACTATGAAGACTCTCAAGTCTATTCCCAGGGTGAGGATGAGGTACTTtgattggggaagggaaggaatggagaaaagtATGGATCCCAGAAGACCCATGGGAATTGAGTAGCAATAcgttgttcttttttaaatttctaatgaAATTGAATCCGTAAGAGAGCTTGAATTAGCAGGTGCCTTGATGAAGTTCCTATCCCTGGGAAATACATCATATTGTCTTAAGAAGCCACTGATTCACagcttatttttcatttcaacaTTAACCATGGGGGAAGGAAGagcaaagaaagtggaaaaaatatgtttaagtctttactcagagttcatcacttCTCGCTCTGGAgaaagatagcatttttcatcaccaGTCAGTTGAAATAGTTTAGAGTTTATTATCAGTTAGTGAATTAGCTGTTGCAAACAGTAAACATTCTTGAGGGCTTTCAGGAAAAGGTCGACTGATTTGGAGTGGGACCTTGGATTGAGAGTGTCAACCTGAATAAAACAAACTATCAAAGCAACAATAATAAAGGGTCTTTAACTGAGGCAAGAAGATTATAATCTGAGGTCCCTCATAGCACAAGAGCACTGAGGCACCCAAAATGGATAGGGTGAACAGGGTTTAAATTCATTTAGGTGGCACATCTGGGAGAAGGGGTTCCATGAGTGTGTTGTATCTAACAAGCAAAAGTCCTTAGAGTGGAAAGGGCTGTCTGAGGCTAGAGGAATGGGGAGTGGGTGGTACTAGCCCCTCAGGCAGTCCTTGGTTCTGTGAACAAGGTAACCAGCAAGATAGTCTGTAGTCtaagcgaaataagcagaacctggagaacattgcacacaataacagcaatactggacaATGATCACCGtagaaaacttggctactctcagctaTGCTGAAAGGATgtcaatcctgaaagacttctaACAGGGattgctatctatctccagagaagactgttggagtcatcttccacatcagtgtatttatggttttattttggtgttgtgcttacaacaatgaccaatacggAAGTGTGTTTGGCATGACATGTTTAGCATGCAGTTAAATTCAACAAGAGAAATAGCTGCTTCTAACACCCCACCCCAAACTCTAGGTTTTGGTTTCTATAAAGCCAAAGATCATTTGTTAGAATAAGCCCAGGCATATCAGACAGCCTGTGTAGCTTTAGAGGCACAGTTTAAAATATGATAACCTCAGGAGATTTCTCCAgaatcaaaacaaaacactagcTCACTGGAAATTCTCTTCCAAAGATCCTCAGATGCAGCACTAGGGCAGTAAATTAAGTTATGGCCCCGAGCATTCTTGGGAATACCATAATGTGGTGCTACCAGCAAGCAGTAGGTGAAAGAAGAAAACCTGACAAGGTAATTTCGTTTCCTCATAACATAGATTATATAACTTCTTGTCTGGGTTCCAACTTTCATTttcctgaagaaggaaattgaaactACTCAGccgagaaggaaaacaaaaaaagtgtGCCACCTCTCCTCCCACGTGACTCAGACGCTAGCCTGTGAGACTTCTGCTATTTAACCGCTGAATCTGAAGTGATCCTCTGAAGGTGTTGTACAGAGCACTGAGAGAACTGGCCGAGATGTGGCTGTTCATGCTAACAGGCTTTGCTGAGAAGCTGCTTCATGTTTTCAGCCTTCAGCTGACCTCTCTGTGGAAGATGCTGATACATTTATCCTCCTCATTTGGGACATTGCTATGGTCTACTGATGGCAAGAGGAGCATTCagcaggggagaaagaaaagaggaaaaagagaagagacctTAGGAGAGGAAGATGCATCAGAGATCCCTGTTAACCCCGTCAGTGTCAACTATCATTTCACACGCCAGTGTAACTACAAGTGTGGTTTCTGCTTCCACACTGCTAAGACATCATTTGTGCTTCCCCTAGAGGAAgccaagagaggcctccttatgCTTAAAGAAGCAGGTGAGTCTGACTTGAGGTTATTTCATGCCCAAAGTGGTGAAGggaatactgaatttggagtctggagatctgacttcagatcctGGCTCCACCTGCTCCCATGGCAATTTAAAAGTCGGGGGTATgttagaggacatctagtccttTGGTTCttaatttatttgtcttttttgcaTAGTGGAtctctttggcagtctagtgatgCCTATGGACTCCTCCTCAGAATGATGGTTTTTGCTTATCTTTCATTATTGAAGGAAATGCTGTATTTCATTTAAAGGAGGGTGAAAAAAAGGATGTATTTCTTTTCCCTATCTGAATTCAGAGACCCCTGAAATCCAAGGAacctaggttaagaactcctaatttcattttacagctgagctGAAACCCAGAGGGGTAAAGCAGGTTGCCtgaggttgcacagctagtagcAGAGATGAGACCAAATGGGCTTCTGACTGAATCTTGTgtcttactagttgtatgaccttaagTAAATCACTTACCATCTCTTAGTTTCATTTTATCACTTGCAGAAAGAATATTTTGGACTATTTGCTCCCGTAGATGCAACCCTGAAATCCTATGATTATTTCAGGATgctgtgtatatttgtgtgtgtgtgtgtgtgtgtgtgtgtgtgtgtgtgtgtgtaaaaatgtGTAAGCTGGGAAAGGGATGGCACATTGAAATAAGAAGTCCTTTTGTTAACAAGCTGAAGGTCTACTCTAGCTAACATTgacactttttcttttaaaaagatgagaTGAAATTGGGAAGGAATCCCTGGCCAGCTGCACCCCCATTTGAATATAGATTTATCCCATTAGAAGTAATTTGGgtctaagaaaaaaaagaggggaaaaaagaataccTTATCAGGTGAAATAACTAATATTATAAGAAATAGTTTTTTCCACCACATgaagaatgttaaaaaacaaactgaGAAGATATAGAGTTGAGTGATGTTACAGAAGGTTTTTTGGCTTTCTGGTAGAATTTGATTCTGATTTATTAACAATACAAACAAAACCCAAGCTGGTTGGGTTGTGATTTGCCCCATTGGAGAGAACTTTCAAATGAAGGtcacaaaattcatttgaatacAAAGAGTATTTCTCCAGATTTTTTTGACTGGGGCATCCTTATACAAGAAAAGCTTGTCTTTTTGGATGTCACATTGAGGACAATGTACTTCCTGAGATTTCTCAAGAGAACACAAGTTAAGGCAGGTAAAGAGAGAACCCCTCCTAAAGTAGAGGTTGGGAAATAGTAGGCTGATGTTTGTGCTGCTGAGTTTGTCTGTTCAGTTTTCTGAGAGGATACGCCCTTCAGAAGTCCAAGTTGTGACAATGGTCTACCAAATGAATACATGGTACCTGTGTAGCTATTTCTTTTCTCAGGAGAatggcttatttatttattcactgaaAAGCCTTAAGTCAAcaatttctttaaacatttgcTTTCTGGCTTAGTATGAATGCTAAAACAGAAAAGTgacaaggattaggcaattgtggttaatcACACaaacaggaagtgtctgagatcagatttgaacccagctacTCCTTACTCTGGCTATCTATCTGCTGtactgctgttttttttttcagtatgattggtttcctttgcaagtTTGATATGTGCACCTTGAATACaatttactatttcttttctGGTTTTATTCCCACTCCCTGACATGGGGCTTTGCATTTAGTAGATGGATAATGAATGATTtttgaatttaaataattattttttccctatgcCATTTGACAGGTTTGGAGAAGATCAACTTTTCAGGAGGAGAACCATTTCTACATGACAGGGGAGAATTCCTAGGCAAATTGGTGGAATTCTGCAAAAAAGAACTAAAACTCCCCAGTGTCAGCATCGTGAGTAATGGAAGTCTGATCAAAGAGAAATGGTTCAAGAACTATGGTGAGTGGCACTCATATGCTAACAGGTTTGATATACTATCTGTGATACTTTCTGTTATTATTGGAGTCCCTTCTTCCTATCTCCCTGAAGACTGAGGCCCATTGTGCTGGGGAACAAGAATAAAGGAAAACCCAAACTCCCAGAACCTTTTTGCAAGCTCTCTGTGCAGTTTGTCAGCAAGAATCTGAACAAGTAATGATTACAGGTTTTGGAGCTGGAAAGGTCTTTAGAGATCATATAACatagtttctcattttatagcAGAGAACCCGAGGCTTTAAGAGAAAAAGTGATGTGCCCAGTTTTACATAGATCGTGTGTACCACtgagtgagatttgaacccaggtcttctgacttctaaTAGGCCTTAAAGCCTAGAACATAGATCACAGGACTGTAACTCTTCTGAAGACCATTTAGAACAAAGAacttcataaatgaggaaactgataacCAAGGAAACtctggcttgcccaaagtcacacagatacaAGAAATAAGTAACTGAGCCCAGTTTCAAACCATGTATTCCAATCTTGAATTCAATGCTCTTGCCACTGTACCATGCCACTCatgttcagagaaagaaataaatgataactAAAAGAGTTAGAAGATTTTTGAGCTAGTGGGACTTAAGATGACTTTGAatggggcagctggttggctcagtggataaagtgccagacctggaaatagaagagcctgtgttcaaatctagcctcagacacttctagctctttgatcctggacaagtcacttaacccccaatgcctagcccttacctctcttctgccttagaatgaatacttagtatagatccgaagacagaagatatgggtttaaaaaaaaatgacctttaAAATTGACATGTGGCAGAGTCGAAAGAATACTATATTAGAAATTGCAAGAAATGGGTTCTATTTCCAGCTGCACCACTCTCTAACCTTGCTAAGTGAACAATATTCTTGGCCTTTCTTCCCTCATCAACTGAACAGGGGCATTGATCACGGTCATCTCTAATGATCTCTTTTCTACTCTGTATAAGTCCTACAAGTAGGAGATGGCATTGTAAGAAAGAGGAACAGGAGTGAAAACTTCAACATGAATCATAGGGTCATGGGATCATAGGATTCAGAGTAGGAAGGGACATTAGGAAAGGACATTAACAAAGGTCCTAGGCTACTTCCCCTATTTGTACAGAGGAAGACCCTTGGGTCAGACAAGAGAAGTGATCTACCCAAGGTCATAGAGGCAGAAAGTATcagaatgggatttgaacctggttcttctgactccatgtAAGTTAAATGTTTGGATTGACTAGAATGTCAGGGGTGTATTGGAGAACAACTAGATATAATAATTTAagagctaaaatttatatagctttttagAATTTACAGAGCATTTAATGTACATGATATCATTTGAGCCTCCCAACAACTCCACTATGCAGGTGCTGTTGTTATTCATAATTTTCAGAAAAGAAGTGTAAGATTCAGAGATTTTCTTAGGGTCAGACAAGACATTTAGGAAATGTCAGAGCCATCTttaaaagggcagctagatggcacactGAATAGAACTTcaggcttggattcaggaagattcacctttgtgagtttaaatctgatcatcaacaccagctgtgtgactctgtgtaaGTCACAAACTagttgcctcagttcctcatttgtaaaatgggctggagaagaaaatgacaaaccactctatcgtctctgccaagaaaaccctaagtcaggtcatgaagaatcagatacaactgaaaaaacaactggacaacatctctaaaatgagattaAACTAAATTATCTTGAAGAATCTTTTAACCTCACAGTCTATGTTTATTTATGTTCACTTGGCATTGTCAATATACTTTCAtgaaattgtggcatataaattatttctcaaggaggtgggaaagaaaaaaatctttttttaacagaaaaaggaaaaacatactAGAAGACTGATTACCTTGGGCTTTAggttccttatctagaaaatgagggtttggGACTACATGATGTCTCAGGTGCCTTCCAGCTTATAAATTTGTGGTCCTATGATGctattcacatacacacacacatatatacatgcatatatgcatacaaacAGATACATGCATACGTGCAAATCCACATAGGTGTGCATATCCATGTGTATATTCACAAATTCATTTATAGATACACAGTTATACATATAATGATGAAGATTTATAATATAACGATTTATTATTCTTAGTTCTTGGAAAGGGAATATGAAtactttgttttttcccctccaggTGAATACCTAGATATTCTTGCTATTTCATGTGATAGTTTTGATGAGCAAGTCAATACACTGATTGGTCGTGGACAAGGGAAGAAAAATCACGTGGAGAACTTGTGGAAGCTGAGGAAGTGGTGTACAGATTATAGGGTAGCTTTCAAGATCAATTCTGTTATTAACAGATTTAATGTGGAAGAAGACATGAATGAGCAGATTCGATACTTAAATCCTGTTCGCTGGAAAGTAAGTACATAACCGTactcttagttgttttttttgttttttttttaataaagcaatATTTTACAGAGGTTATTGTTGGCAACTTTTCGGACCACTCAAGCTTAGTGAAGATTTCCAGATTAGAGATAAGGGACCTAAATCCTAGCTTCAGTTGTGTGGAATCATAATGCCCCACTAGTTCTCCATTCTCCttctaaaatattcttaataCTCATTTGAAATATTTCTGGTGGATATCACAATGCTTAGAAGCCTTCTCATCCTGTGTGACTCTCACCCATATCTTTCCCAAAAATCTTCAAAAGATGATTCACCAAGCAGGGAATTTCATTAAGAgacctttctcttgttcttttcccCTGGTTGTTTATTTGCAAAATAGGAATGGTAGCCCTTGAGGTgagtatgaaaataaaaattaaaagatgtgCTTAGCACATAAATTTCTTAGAGGAAATACTCTGTGTTATTATTGTCTTTAAGATACTGATAGGCACCATACTTAAGTTTGACAAAAGAAACTCTCAAGTGATAAAACTTGCTCTCTTAATTCAAGTTAACACCTTCGCTttaattttacttccttttcaCACTTCACTGGGAACTTAGACTCATACTCAGCCCTGGAAACCATACTGGGCTGTGATAGACCTTATTTGGCTTTATCTTTGCTGATTAAGGCCTTTATCACAATTCTCTATACAATGACTCCATGCCCTtcaggtctcttctagctttatgTACTGCCTTCTCCCAGCTCCCTGACACCAGGGATTGTCTGGTTTGCCTTCATATCCTTAATTCTTTACACAGTACCTGATTTAtaataaagcacttaataaatgctttataattcaATTTAGCTATCTTCTGATCTTAAAGTCTTAGGGAGTTGATAGTCTAAATAACTGAGAAACTGAGCAACTTACCCAGCgtaatataataaacaaaaattcaatataaatcaatatttataaaattaaaatggctTATTGATAAATGAGCTTTGTAcctaaataggaaaataaattattctaaacaaacaaacaaacaaaaaaacatgaaagGCAACCTAGACCAGTGGAAAGGGAACCAGACTCAAAAGCCAGTCCTGGTTTGATTAAGGCAAAAATCATTCATCTTTATGAGCCATAGTTTCCTTATCCACAAATGAGAGAAGTAAATACAGAAATTCTGTGGTCAGTTTAAactataaatctataaatatcatctacctgggttcaaatgtggcctcagactcttcctggctgggtgaccctgggcaagtcacttaacccccattgcctagtccttaccaaccttctgccttggaaccaatatgtagtattgattctgagaccgaaggtaagggttttaaaaagacaaagtgaaTTCTGTGcataaaggagagaggaaagtgaCCCAAAGAAGAGAGCATGCTCTGATCTAATAGTAAAAAGTACTTCAAAGGAAAATAGTGACAATGATATCTTTCAGGTGTTCCAGTGCCTAATCATTGAGGGTGAGAATGCTGGAGAAGATGCCCTAAGAGAAGCAGAGCGATTTGTCATTACTGATGAAGAATTTGAACAATTCCTTGACCGGCATAAAGACATATCTTGTTTGGTACCTGAATCTAATAAGAAGGTAATGATGATCAATAGCTATTTCTTTTATTGACAAAGAGATGCAGACCAAGCACAATGATATTGTTATTAGATCATCAGTTTAAATCTGGACAaaacttcagaagtcatctaaccCAAGTCCAACATTTTATAAGCAAGGAACCTGAAGCTCAGTGGGCGGAAGaggcttgcccaaggttactTAGGTAGGAAGTAGCAGCGTCACCATTTGAACCTGAAGCTTCAGAGTCCAAATCCTCAAACTCTTTCCATTGCTTCATGGGGTAAAAATGGTGGTTTTAGGGTTTGAGGAGCAGTATTTGAATCTCTTCTCTCTGTGACCTCACTTAAATAACTTAagctctcttggtctcagtttccctcatctgtaaaatgaagaatttgatcAATAATGTCTTGTCTTTTAGCTCCAAATacttttaaagagatt is from Gracilinanus agilis isolate LMUSP501 chromosome 2, AgileGrace, whole genome shotgun sequence and encodes:
- the RSAD2 gene encoding radical S-adenosyl methionine domain-containing protein 2, coding for MWLFMLTGFAEKLLHVFSLQLTSLWKMLIHLSSSFGTLLWSTDGKRSIQQGRKKRGKREETLGEEDASEIPVNPVSVNYHFTRQCNYKCGFCFHTAKTSFVLPLEEAKRGLLMLKEAGLEKINFSGGEPFLHDRGEFLGKLVEFCKKELKLPSVSIVSNGSLIKEKWFKNYGEYLDILAISCDSFDEQVNTLIGRGQGKKNHVENLWKLRKWCTDYRVAFKINSVINRFNVEEDMNEQIRYLNPVRWKVFQCLIIEGENAGEDALREAERFVITDEEFEQFLDRHKDISCLVPESNKKAYGQNLLACSNQSGKNETVNSNHHPFKAQDSSLVYVCFERWPGWRWKDSWGCPEYNKEKALQTPQVRPCRGATEPRSPCLRALGRARAESRGRGERSVPGGGAAAAAAAGAAAAAVSAREGEGETETGWRLRSPEEAVPVPVPAPATTELRQTPR